The DNA sequence ataatcatttgtacgggtgaccaaacgaatgtgtacttttaattgaacatgtccatcttgctcagaatttcgtcctcttcataaccatgaaaggaaataggacctctttacgtgtaaaattgaagatatagcgcccgatagtccttaaggccttgaaaatataaaacctgcaaaaagagagtaaaacccaaggtagctccattctaaatatgtaaaatgcatgttttactaccctagatttcacacataaatgtgctcatcagaatttttCCACACTTAGAcattgctagtcctcgagcaaaacaaaaagaaaaagaataaaaacaaaaaacctaactcactttcgtaggaatcacagttgcacttagcatgtgcaacaagcctttaaacccctagatcacccctagtggacgagttgtgtctcctGGGTATtagtagtgaatatacacccaaaattcagaataaacaaatcccaactttggctaaaggtaaggcccataccgatccggagcaaagataatttctcttacaagggacccccacacttgaacttttattaccctttatcaattccaggcactagcatatttcttaatttggaactcacctcgtctcttccaaaacatccttatcttagggcaaaaccacttgtgaagaaatagggaaccaatgactaaggtgttggagtgtttttgaccaaacatgttaccaagcattaatgacatttgcacatttttttttttgcttaataaactctattctactctactacttttggcctgaatgacatggtggagcaaacactagacacccaagttactatatagcttcgctttttgcatatgcccacaaaggcagtgatgctagagttacttcagaaatttcctcccaaggaattttgatcaaaacaccacgcttcctgaggcgcaatgccctgtctagttccaagggaatcaactcttattcttctttataccacatttcacatttcatttaaaattgtgcatttgtcaacccatgccaaattaaaaagaaggtctcaactccaaatcaaaagtacaaggaacccacagacttacatatggtccatcaccataaaacaggggtctcttatttttaaaaagaaagtcccatctcaagacacatgcttgtttctttcttctcaaaagggtttttatacgttcaaaatgggtaccttaatcaaaaattttattttcatacatcaagcaaccgaatggtatgatcattagccaaaaaccaaagtaggacttcatccttagcaagctcaaaaataaaaagaaaaacaaacaaaacaaagtgaaaaaaaaaaaaaaaaactggtttcctttccccacacttaagtcatgcaatgtcctcaatgcatggaaagaattaaaagcaaagacaatgcaagggggtcatacctgaataaaagttagtcatcagtgtaaagaggttcatggagatccatgacctcttcactactagtagtgggaaactcgaggaacggtttcaaacgctgaccattaaccttcgaaattatccCTGTttctggattcaaaatctccacagccccatggggatatacattatggacaataaatgggccatcccatcgggatctaagcttaccaggaaaaagatgcaatcgagagttgtacaataagaccttatcactaattgcaaaagatttgcgcagaatgtacttatcatggaaagctttggtcttttccttgtaaatcctagaactttcataggcagcattcctaagttcctccaactcagatagttggagcctacggtgaattcccgcatcagacaaatcaaagttgagctttttGATGGctcaaaaggccttatgctccaactcaactggtaagtgacaagcttttccatacaccaaatggtagggagactgaccaaggtcggtcttgaatgcagtccgatgggcccacaaggcatcactgagcctaagggaccaatccttacggttgagattaacagttttctctaagatttgtttgatctgcctattagacacctccacttggccactagtttgggggtgataaggggtagataacttatgagtgatcccatactttttcattaaggcctcaaaaggccgattacaaaaatgagtacccttatcactaattattgcacgtggtgtaccaaagcgggaaaaaatgttctctttgagaaactggaccactactttgtggtcattagttttacaaggtatgacctctatccatttagaaacataatcaacggccaaaagtatgtacaaattcctaaaggaattagggaatggtcccataaaatcgatgccccaaacatcaaagatctcaactaccaaaatagggttgaggggcatcatattccttttattgatacggccaaaagactggtaggCGGGGtaagccttacaaaaatcaaaagcatctctaaaaagagtggaccaataaaaatcgcattggagaacctttgcggcagtcttcttaggtccaaagtgtccaccacatgcatgatcatgacaaaaagagagagtggaatgttgctcatgatcaggaacacatcgttggataatctgatccggacatatcttaaacaaataaggatcatcccccaaaaaatgcttaacttgggaatgaaacctatacttatcttgggtggaccagtgatctagagtcacacctgaaactaagaagttgacgatgtcagcaaaccatggttcactagacattgcaaataattgttcatctggaaagttctcgttgactggagaatcaacagtcaaggaattgggaagccaggataaatggtctgcaactaggttttcaactcctttcttatccctaatttctaaatcaaactcttgcaaaagtaaaacccacctaatgagacaggctttggcatccttcttctgaactaggtatctgagggcagaatgatcagtatacaccaccacatgtgaaccaactaagtaagaccgaaacttttctaatgcaaacacaacagctaaaaattctttttcagtggttgtataattgagttgtgcatcatttaaggtcctactagcatagtaaatgacagtgggaaacttattaatcttttgacccaaaactgctcctatggcaaaatccaaagcatcatacatcagttcaaaaggttcagtccaaacagctggttgaacaatgggtgcattggtcaactccttcttaagttgtttgaaggattctaagcactctttaaaaaactcaaaagtttgatctttggaaagtaatgaggtgagaggtcgggctaactgactaaagttcttaataaaccttctgtagaagcctgcatgccctagaaaggaccgaacatccttaacagattgaggaggtggtaaattatcaattaaatccactttggctctatctatcttaattccctccttggatattacatggcctaaaacaataccagatttaaccataaaatgacatttctcccaattcaaaaccaaattcttagatatgcatcttttcaaaactagggaaagatgatgaagacattcagaataggaattcccatgaattgaaaagtcatccataaatacttctaagaatttttttaccatgtcagaaaaaatgctcatcatgcatcgttggaacgtagcaggggcattgcaaagcccaaagggcatacgcctataagcaaatgttccatatggacatgtaaaagtggtcttatgttggttcTCTAAACCAAattcttggtgagcaaggaaattttgtacaccatagctcaccaactacattaggtagttgttgttacaaaaaacgaatcttcaatcacttaaggatgtggtccgtcgatccttgttggcatttggagtattccttgtacctcttagacaattgcaaacgggctggttctgcatctcggttcagttctgatccattattctttttctgacccgaaaagaataatcacttgtacgagtgaccaaacgaatgtgtacttttaattgaacacatccatctttctcagaattttgtcctcttcgcaaccatgaaaagaaataggacctctttaagtgtaaaattgaagatataacgtccaatagtccttaaggccttgaaaatataaaacctgcaaaaagagagtaaaacccaaggtagctccattctaaatatgtaaaatgcatgttttactgccctaaatttcacacataaatatgccCATTAGTCACACTCAAATGTTATTGTTCTCTAGCATGCTTTTCAAAGTacatatgtgaaatgacaagattttatctccttgaaaaaaaatataaatgttataaggaaaaaaaaactttatttaaGAGACGAATGTTATTAAGTTTGTGCTTTCATTATAAATTTTCCTCTTAAGAGACTATCATTATTGAGTTTAGAAAGTAAAAAGTCATCTCCAAAGGGTAATCACATGTGTTGCTGCACAATCCCGCGTGTCCAAGATCCTGCAGAACAAAGGTTAGAGACTGGCCTGGAGAGAGCTTCGGGGTCAGGCTCCGATGGCAAAGTTAGATTCAGATATGCTTATTCTTGTGTAAGGGGTTTAATCGATTCAGAGTCTTACCTCCTTTCTCGGCCTAGCCCTCCTTATATAGGTAATAAAGGTCTTCCTCACCGGTCGAGAGGTGCTGGCATATAGACGTGTGTCCTCATCTTACTAGGGAGATCTTCTTTTGTCGTGGTCAAGCTGGCTGAGATCACAACGGTTAACTTAACCAGGGTTGGCCATCACAACCGCTAACTTGACCATGGTAGGATCCCCTAACAGTTAACTTGACCATGGTGGGATTCTCCAACGGCTAACTCGATCATGATAGAACCAAGAGTCAAGCAAACCGCCCAACTCCGATTAATTTCCCTGGTCTTAGTTTAGGTCGATTACAGGCGCTCGGACCTTTAAGGGGGTAGGTCGGATGCTCGGGAACCTTCATTGATGATCGGAGAGGTTGGTTCACACCTATGCTTATGCTGATCGGGCTTGAGAACGACTACCTGACCATTGACCAATCAACAATGTGTATACATATGGTATATCAAGGtgtataagatttttttttttttgaaaaaacttGTATGAGTTTTTACTACTCAGTAAAGCAATTATAAATGtttgattagttttttttttttgttaatgaatGTTTGATTATTACCTGAAAACGATTGAGGGATTATAAAATTCCGAGTTGTTCTTGATTAGTGCATACGTAGACAAGAAACCAACCACTCTAGATCTATTATGTCATCAtattctctcccctctctctctctctctctctctctctctctctctctcttatctaaTTTGTATTTTGCATCTTTGATTACCCAAAGTTTATGGgcaaaaatggttgaaaaagTTTTATCACCCTCTTAGGTTGGAGTCCACATTTTCCGCCGTAAGCAGTGAGATATGATGAGCATAGGACAATTGAGAATATTTGGACACACACCTAAAGAGGCTCTCCGCGGCcgcagacgattttcacaccTTAGGTTGCTGACCAGCGTCAATATCAGTCACTGTGTGGATGTGGGGCATGCGGCTGAATAAGCCCTCCCAAATATGAATTTCTAGCCAACAAGCGGGAAGCTGTCCTTCCTCCTTtgcacctctctctcctcaagaCTATCTCCTACTTCAACTTTGGCTGTCTCCCATGCCAAGCACTAACAGAAAGTCTAGCAGAGGACAAATCATCTCTCTTCTTGCCGTGAAAGAGTATTGGCTTGGTggaccaaaagaaaagaagaacaagaaagctCAAAGTTTATAATCAGATACAGAAAACAACAGGAATGAATAGGAACGAGTGCAGATTGCAGAAGCTGAACTTCGAATAAAAAAAGACTAATGAACCACAGAAGTcaagcctatatatatatatatatatatatatgtacatttCTCGACTCACAAATCTTTCCTCACcttatttgattattttattgtaatttaagATTCATACTTCAGAGGAATGTCGAACAAAGGTGCGCAGAGCAGACTGAAGAAGTAAAGTAACGTCCTCttttcttcagtccaaaggCGAGGGAGACCAGTACAGACAACGAATCCCATGTCATTTCATATTTCGTCAAGATTCAGGTGCCTTGGAAGATGTTTTCGAAGCTCTGTTGCTCCTTTGACTCATTCAAATGTTGAATAACAATGAGTTACTGTGAAGGTGAGATGGGCATATATttgctcctcttcttcttcttatattgCAAACTGAAGTATCTGTCTTGTCTGTCAGTGATTGTGCACAAATGGGTATCAAAGAAATTTCATGGTTCTTCCTCTCTGTTCTGTTTCATTGCTTCTCTTTCAAAACCCTTCTTTCTAATGGAGCTAGCACCATCACTGCTGGTGAATCTATTTCTGGAGACCAGACCATTATCTCTGAACCAGATGGGAACTTCGAGTTGGGCTTTTTCTCTCCAGGTAATAAATCTCAGAATTACTACGTTGGCATATGGTATAGAAAGATCTCAGAAAGGACAATTGTTTGGGAAGCAAACAGAGATAAACCCATCTCTGATAAGTCTTCTTCACAACTAAAACTCCTAGAGGATGGCAATCTAGTTCTCCTCGACTCAACCAAAGCCAGTATTTGGTCTACGAATTTGACCTCCATCACCTTGAACTCTACGGAGGCAGCGCTTCTTGACTCTGGAAATCTGGTTTTGAGACAGAAGCTAAACTCCTCTGCTTTCATTTGGCAGAGTTTTGATCACCAAACTAATACTTGGTTACCTGGTGGGAAGCTTGGGCTGAATAAACTCACCAATACTTCACAGATGCTTACTTCATGGAAGAATTCAGAGGATCCTGCTATGGGTATCTTCTCTTGTGAGCTAGACCCCTCTGGAAGCAGTCAGTATTTCCTATTGTGGAATAGCTCTCAAAGCTACTGGACTAGTGGCTCTTGGAATGGGCATATTTTCAGCTTAGTTCCTGAAATGGAGAATAACAATTACTTTTACTATAGTTATGTATCAAACCAGAACGAGAGCTATTTCACTTATAATGTATATAATACTTCTTTGATCTCTAGATTTGTGATAGATTTGACGGGGCAGGTCAAGCAATTTTTATGGCTGGATGGTGTTGGGTGGGATTTATTTTGGTCTCAACCAAGACTGGTATGCGATGTTTATGCTCTCTGTGGGCCTTTCGGTACCTGCAATGGGAAAGATTTGCCCTTCTGTGAATGCTTGCAAGGTTTTAAACCACGCTcaacaaaaaattattacaaTCTGAGTGATTGGTCTGGTGGTTGTGTGAGGAGAACCCCTCTGCTTTGTGGAAACAATGTTTCTACAAACAGGGAAAAAGATGGATTCTTGCAGATGCCCAATATGAGATTGCCCCTACATCCACAGTCTTTGGAGGTTGAGAATGTCCAAGCATGTGAATTGGCTTGCCTGAATAACTGTTCTTGCACTGCTTATGCGTATGATGGTGGGTGTTCAATATGGGAAGGAGATCTCTTGAATGTTGAACTACTCTCACAAGGTAACAGTGGTGGAGGAAATCTATATCTCAAACTTTCGGCTTCCGAGCTTTCAAATTTGAGAGGTAAGAAGAAGGGATCAGTTATAGGTACAATTGTTGGTGTTATTGCAGGGGTTGTACTGCTCTTGGGATCTGTTTTGGTACTATTCTGGTGGTTGTGGAGAAGAAATGTGTTTGGACCTTCAAATCAAATTGATGGTTCTTTGGTTCAGTTTTCATATAGAAACTTACAAATTGCAACCAAGAACTTCTCCAAACAGATAGGAAGAGGAGGATTTGGTTCTGTCTTTAAAGGGACATTGCCTGATTTGACTGTTATAGCTGTGAAGAAACTTGAAGGGCTCAGTCAAGGAGAGAAGCAGTTCCGATCTGAAGTAAGCACGATTGGGATGATTCAGCACATTAACCTCGTTCGTCTCTGCGGGTTCTGCTGTCAAGGTACGAAGAGGATACTGGTCTATGATTTTATGCCAAACGGCTCTTTAGATTCCCATCTATTTCATGACAAAAAGGACTATGAGATTTTAGATTGGAAAAAAAGGTACCAAATTGCCCTTGGAACAGCAAGAGGACTAGCCTATCTACATGAGAAGTGCAGAGACTGCATCATACATTGTGATGTCAAGCCTGAGAACATTCTTTTAGATGCTGAATTCTGTCCCAAGGTGGCAGACTTTGGCATGGCAAAGCTTGTTGGCAGGGAATTTAGTCGGGTGTTGACAAGCATGAAAGGGACCATTGGATACCTTGCACCAGAGTGGATTTCGGGTGTGGCAATCACAGCCAAAGCTGATGTTTACAGCTATGGTATGATGCTCTTTGAGCTTATATCAGGGAGAAGAAACTCCGATCAATGTGGGGATGGGAAATTTAGATACTTTCCTACTTGGGCAGCaagaaaaatcaatgaaaatgaagaaatccTTAGTCTCTTGGACTGCAGGTTAGACGGTTATGCTGATCATGCAGAAGTCACTAGAGCTTGTAAAGTTGCTTGTTGGTGCATCCAAGATGATGAAGCTCATAGGCCATCGATGGGGCTAGTGTTACAGATGCTTGAAGGGGTAATGGATGTTAAACCACCTCCGCTTTCCAGAACTCTTCAATCTTCTGTGGATATCCATGAAGATTCTTTTGAGTCTTCATCAAATTGGGGTTTGCGAACAACTACTTCCCAGGCCAAGTGCACTACGGAGTCAACAATATCTATGACATGAATAGGCTGAAGCTGAGATGGGAGTTGTTCTTAAGCAGTTCACACAATGGTGTGAGAGCATGGTATATTCTGCAGTTCAACAGAACCTATAGCTATAGTTTCAAATAATCTTGTATCCTATTCACAATTTGTATCTATGTTCATTTATGTCGTTAGCTGCAAATGGTTTCTAGTAATAAGAGTTAACAACATTAGTGAGTTTTGCATCAATCATCCCATtgcttttcatttcttctttagTTTTGCATCAAGCATCCCATtgcttttcatttcttcttttggggCTTCTTTTCCCAATGTGTACAAAAAATTCTTTCCTCTGCCTTAACTGTTACTAGATATCTCATTAATAGATTGATTGGAGTTGTACTGTGCATGGTGTGATAGTTCTTAACACCATAGACCACCATAGAATAGAAAAATTCACTCAGTCCAATTCAGTTCAAAGCTTTGACAGCTTGTTTTCCGTGAAAGCCCACTGCCCTGGTAACACCACTAAGGTTTTCTGATAATATGAGATCTTTATGGTAGACAGCCGCTTCACAAACTGAAGTCCCATGAAAGCCCTTTACccttaaaggaaaaaaatgaatagtTCTGCAGATTAATTTAGGTTTCTTCACATTGatttaaatttaataattttttgcttTAGATTATATACAGAAgtgaattttcttttccataGTTGTTGCCATGTGATACAGTATGACATTAGGGATCAGTCAATCAAAAGCAGAGCTTCTTTACATCAACAGAATTATAGTTTTCTGCAGAGCTCAGAACCATATTGTGCTCCATGACAAACCAAAAACAAATTCCTATTTTCAACTAGTTGGGTTCGTTTAGATATTTCCAATTACAAACCCATGAAACTTGAACTCAGATCAAACTAGTGAACTAGGAAACATGAATCCACCCATATATCTCAATTGGTGGTAAAAGTTCTACCTACTGTGAGAGGAAATGCAATTACTGACATAATTTATGTATTTTGTTATGGGATTGTATTAgtttcacaaccatttgtgactAGTGGGACCTCTAGTTTACTTTCCAGAAGGCTTAAACGGATCCAAATCATCCATTTTCAAGGTTTATTTCATCAGAATTGTCCATTCAGAAAAGCTGAGAAACATCACCTCCTACTGTAGAATCAGGGAAATTTTGTCAAAGAATGCCATGAAGCcttaaaaccttaaaccttacCCATGAAACATAAAACTTTAAACCTTGCACCATAAACCTTGAAACATAAACCTATAACCTGAAGAACATCAACTCCTTTCAGAACAAAGATAAGCGATGGAGGATGACTTGGTTTCCATGGCTTGTGAAGTTGAGAGACTATTTGCCAAATATGCAAGTGCAGATGTTAGGCTAATAAGGTGCTGGTAATCTTGCACATTGCATTTTACAGAGACTTCAATTTTCTTTGTTACATAGTCACTTATTGTTTGTCTATACTTTTATATGTGATATTGATCTGACGtagttctttattcttttttcctaacTATTTCATCTCACTTTGTCTTATGCATCAGTTGTCACTTAGTTGTtaccccaaagaaaaaaagaaaaaattgtcatttggttaattttttttaattttatcaaCCAATTTATTTAAGATCATTTATGCTATAGATTTGATTGAGTAGCTGGATTTGGGGATACAACAAACACTAGTTCTTTAATTGCAGGTGGTTGGAGGTATGGCCATGCCTACAATTTGATCCCTGGGAGGAACCAAATTGGATTTGTGGATGCAGCAACCCAATTCGTTTTCTAGATTACAGTAATTCTGGCAGTCAAAAAATCGCCATCACCGAACTCAATATGTCAGCTGTGAATAATTTTACCGGTGATAATGATCGCCATGCTAACTCAAGTACGAGCCCAATGACAGAACAACCGCTGCAAAATAAACTTTAGCCAACGATATAGCCAGCCACCAACAAAAATATCTTTTGGCAATGAAATCCACCTAAACCTCAGGCTAGGAATCCACCAAAGCCTACGAAGAGAATCTGCTCTTCCACCAAAGAATCCATCTTAGTCTTCATTTGGACTGGAGCTGCCATAGCTTATGGCTAGAGCAATGGGAGGGGGCCCAGCAGAGAGAACAGTATGGACAACAAGCGCTCCGCCGGCCAAGCGGGCAGCAGGAGCAGTGGGCAAGTGCTTGGTAGGCCAACAGCCCAGTGAACTGGGCGGGTCACTCAACGAAAAGATAATCtataattcatttttcatccatACACACTTCGATGAAGCATTTGGTAGTGTCTCTTGTCC is a window from the Macadamia integrifolia cultivar HAES 741 chromosome 5, SCU_Mint_v3, whole genome shotgun sequence genome containing:
- the LOC122077803 gene encoding G-type lectin S-receptor-like serine/threonine-protein kinase At2g19130, translating into MGIKEISWFFLSVLFHCFSFKTLLSNGASTITAGESISGDQTIISEPDGNFELGFFSPGNKSQNYYVGIWYRKISERTIVWEANRDKPISDKSSSQLKLLEDGNLVLLDSTKASIWSTNLTSITLNSTEAALLDSGNLVLRQKLNSSAFIWQSFDHQTNTWLPGGKLGLNKLTNTSQMLTSWKNSEDPAMGIFSCELDPSGSSQYFLLWNSSQSYWTSGSWNGHIFSLVPEMENNNYFYYSYVSNQNESYFTYNVYNTSLISRFVIDLTGQVKQFLWLDGVGWDLFWSQPRLVCDVYALCGPFGTCNGKDLPFCECLQGFKPRSTKNYYNLSDWSGGCVRRTPLLCGNNVSTNREKDGFLQMPNMRLPLHPQSLEVENVQACELACLNNCSCTAYAYDGGCSIWEGDLLNVELLSQGNSGGGNLYLKLSASELSNLRGKKKGSVIGTIVGVIAGVVLLLGSVLVLFWWLWRRNVFGPSNQIDGSLVQFSYRNLQIATKNFSKQIGRGGFGSVFKGTLPDLTVIAVKKLEGLSQGEKQFRSEVSTIGMIQHINLVRLCGFCCQGTKRILVYDFMPNGSLDSHLFHDKKDYEILDWKKRYQIALGTARGLAYLHEKCRDCIIHCDVKPENILLDAEFCPKVADFGMAKLVGREFSRVLTSMKGTIGYLAPEWISGVAITAKADVYSYGMMLFELISGRRNSDQCGDGKFRYFPTWAARKINENEEILSLLDCRLDGYADHAEVTRACKVACWCIQDDEAHRPSMGLVLQMLEGVMDVKPPPLSRTLQSSVDIHEDSFESSSNWGLRTTTSQAKCTTESTISMT